AGACGGAAAATCCTTCCGTCGTGGCGATACGATCAAGCGCGTCATGGAGCGGAATGCCTTCGTCGCGGGACAGGCGCTTCGCTTTTCGCTTCAGATGATAAATCGGGGCAGACAACTTCATCGTCAAAACCTCCCATTGCGAGCTGAAACGCAATCCCTCCTTATGCTTGGCGCTCGAACAGTCGGTCCGATGGTTTGGTCGCCCGGCATGAGGTCTGCTTTCCCGGCGGAGGGGGGAGGCGTGGGCGGCACCGGACGCGAGCGTAACCGATTCGCGCCGATGAAGAACGCGCGCGGCGTGTCTTCAACAGGAATGCGTCAGGCGGCCGCTTCCGGCAGCAGCGCGCGGGTCGGCCCGAACAGCTCTTCAAATGCCTGCCGAAGCGCGACATCGAGATCGGCCATGGTCACCAGCTGGCCGAGGTCGACCAGCGAGGTGACGCCGTAGCGGGGATCGGCAACGCCGCAGGGCACGATGCCGGCAAAATGCGAAAGCTCCGGCTCGACATTGATGGCGATGCCGTGGAACGAGACCCAGCGCTTTAGCCGCACGCCGATCGCCGCGATCTTGTCCTCGTGGTCGGCTCCCTTGTCTGGGCGCTTCACCCAGACGCCGACCCGGTCCTCGCGCCGCTCGCCGCGGATGTTGAAGGCGGCGAGCGTCTTCAGGATCAGTTCTTCCAGGCTCGCGACATAGGCCCGCACGTCCGGCCGGCGGCGCTTGAGGTCGAGCATGATGTAGGCCACCCGCTGGCCCGGGCCGTGATAGGTGAGTTGGCCGCCGCGCCCCGTCGCAAAGGTCGGGAATCGGGGATCGAGCAGGTCGGAGTCCTTGCCGGAGGTCCCCGAGGTGTAGAGCGGCGGGTGTTCGAGCAGCCAGACCAGCTCCGGCGCCTCGCCAGCCGCAATCGCAGCGACGCGCGCCTCCATTTCGGCCACGGCCTCGGGATAGGGCACCGGCGCATCCGAGATTCGCCATTCGACGGGGTCGCCGTCTGTGGCGGAAAACGACGTCAAATCGAGCTCTTGGCGGGGGTTTTGAGGCGAATTAACCATTAGCTAACCATAACGTGGTGATCATCGCGGGAGCAAATCCAAGTCCCCAGTTGCGGCGGTCCTGACAGTGCCCACACTTGATAAAGTTACCGTGGATCTCATGGTCGTCCTCGGGACGACCACCATGCCGATCCATCAAGTATTACGTCTTTCCCGCGGCGCCATCATCGAGCTGGACGCTACCGAGGCCGACGAGGTCAAGGTTCTCGCCAACAATCTGCCGGTGGCCTCCGGCGTCGTGCTGGTCGACCGCAACCGGATCGCGGTCGAGGTCAAGCAGATGCTGCCGCGGACGCCTGGGACCCGGTAGGGCCCGGGGCACGTGGTGAGGGGCGCTTACGGGGCAGGGGCAGGAACTTTCCTGCCAAGCTTGTGGAATTCAGGGCCTTTCCAGGCTTGTACCCCACTGATGGATTTGTTAGATCGGCGCCGTTGATCCGGCAGGCCTCAAGCCCTAAGCCGGCATCCCCAAAGCGCTCGTGGCGGAATTGGTAGACGCGCTGCCTTGAGGTGGCAGTGAGTAAAATCGTGGGGGTTCGAGTCCCTCCGAGCGCACCATAAACCCAGCTTTAAGCTTGAAATCGCTAAGGTTTTTTGTGGAATTTTCTACGCAAAGTTACTACTCTGTTCTCACCTGACGTTCCGGCCCTGTTCGCATCGGGCACCGGCATGAAGTCGTCCAGCGACTGGCTCTGATCGAACGCCACGATCTTCTCCATGCCGCTAATCCCGAGCTTCTCCCGGTTCGCCTGCGCTATGTAGTGCGCCGGCATTTTCGGATCGGTCCATCCAAACATCGCCATCATCTGGCTCTCTGTGCAATCGGCGTACGCCGCGACCTCGGCCCGCGCCTTGCGGACCCCATGGCAGCTTTTCTTGGGCTCGTTGACGCCGGCCAGGACCGCGTACTTCTTGAACTTCATCGCCCACGCCTTCTTGTTCATCGGCTGCACCCGGCCGCGCACCGTCTTGCCGGTGAACACCTCCACGCCGACGATCCCCGCCGCCCGCGCCATCCGCAGGCTGCCCGCAAATTCCGGGTGCACCGGCACCGTCACGGTGGTGTTGCCGCGGCTCTTCTCGGTAGTGATCTGCACGGCCATCTTGCGGACGACCTGTCGGAGATGCGGCGGCCCGAAGCGGTGCGCGTCGCCAAGGCGCAGGAAGGTGTAGTGCAGGATGTCGAACATCAGCCGCGCCTCAGTGCCAAGCGGCCACTTCGCCCGAAAGAGCGCCATGTCGTCCTCGGTCCAGGGCAGGAAACCGCCGCTTTCGCGGCTCGCCTTCCCCTTGCCCGATTTCAGCCCGATGGTCGGATCGTCGTCTTCGTCGAGATGACCTTCCTCGATCATCCAGCGGATCATACCGCGCAGCGCCGACAGCAAGTTGCCGGCCTGTGCCGGTGTTCGCGCCTTCATCTCTGCCTTGATGACCTTGCGGGTCAGGACCGCAAACGGCTTCTCGCCATTTTCAGGCAGCAGCGACTCGATTAGCCCAGTGCGCTGAAGCCGTGTCGAGTCCGCAAGCCCCTCCTGCCCGACGCTCAGATCGCCGAGCCAATGGTCGCTTTGCTTGTACGCGCTCCAGTACCATCGCAGAGTACCCGGCTTCGGCGGCGTCGCGGGCAGAGTAGGGCGGGACTCATTGCGCTGCTTCTGCGCGTTGATGTAGTCGCCCTCGTTGCCATACAGCGCGATCTGTGCGGCGACGGCAGTATCGACCTCGGCGTCAAACTCGGGCGTGCCGAGTTCGGCCTTGATCCGGATCTTCGGCAGCTTGTTGCGCAGTTGCACATAATAGCGCACCTGGCCCCATTGGCTGACGTCGATATGAAGATAGCGCCGCTCCGGCTGGTCCGGTTTCATGGTGGGCTTGACCCGACGCATTCGCTTCACCCCGCCGAGCGTTGCGATCGCCGCTTCGTAGGCGAGGTCGAACCCTTCGGTGCCGTATTCCTCACTGATGCCGATCCGGCGGCCCTTGGCGCTCACCTTCACGTACCAGCGCAGCGCGCCCCGCGCGGAATAATCGAAGTAGAGATACCTGCGCAGATCCCCAGGCGCGCGGGGACTGCGGGGTTCGTCTCCAAGCATTGGCTTTCTCCGTGGACCAATGCTTGGAGTCTAATGATGCGTTGACTCCGCATCAATTGCATAAGGTGCGTTTCACCCGCTTTCGGTGCGTTTCAGGTAGCGCCGCAACGTCTTAGATGGAACCCATATCTCGTCAGGATCGCCTGTAGGCTTGATCTGCGCGGCGCTTGCCGTCAGGGCGATCCGAATAACGCCCTCTCCATCGACCGTGACCGCGCAGGCGCCGGCTTCCTTCGCGGCGCGGATCGCGCGGGCAAGGTCTGCTTGTGTGACCTTGGCTGGACGCCGCGGCATGACGCTTCTCCTATAGTCGTGTAAAATTCAGCGCCATCCGACTCGAGTACTTCCCCGTCATGTGCCGCCGATCGTCCCGAAGGCGGTCGGCGCGCGACCAACACACTGACCCGAACGCCGGGCTGATGGTCCGCGCAGCCGGTACCCAATCAGCGGCCGACGAG
This portion of the Bradyrhizobium diazoefficiens genome encodes:
- the lipB gene encoding lipoyl(octanoyl) transferase LipB, with amino-acid sequence MVNSPQNPRQELDLTSFSATDGDPVEWRISDAPVPYPEAVAEMEARVAAIAAGEAPELVWLLEHPPLYTSGTSGKDSDLLDPRFPTFATGRGGQLTYHGPGQRVAYIMLDLKRRRPDVRAYVASLEELILKTLAAFNIRGERREDRVGVWVKRPDKGADHEDKIAAIGVRLKRWVSFHGIAINVEPELSHFAGIVPCGVADPRYGVTSLVDLGQLVTMADLDVALRQAFEELFGPTRALLPEAAA
- a CDS encoding FliM/FliN family flagellar motor switch protein — translated: MPTLDKVTVDLMVVLGTTTMPIHQVLRLSRGAIIELDATEADEVKVLANNLPVASGVVLVDRNRIAVEVKQMLPRTPGTR
- a CDS encoding tyrosine-type recombinase/integrase codes for the protein MLGDEPRSPRAPGDLRRYLYFDYSARGALRWYVKVSAKGRRIGISEEYGTEGFDLAYEAAIATLGGVKRMRRVKPTMKPDQPERRYLHIDVSQWGQVRYYVQLRNKLPKIRIKAELGTPEFDAEVDTAVAAQIALYGNEGDYINAQKQRNESRPTLPATPPKPGTLRWYWSAYKQSDHWLGDLSVGQEGLADSTRLQRTGLIESLLPENGEKPFAVLTRKVIKAEMKARTPAQAGNLLSALRGMIRWMIEEGHLDEDDDPTIGLKSGKGKASRESGGFLPWTEDDMALFRAKWPLGTEARLMFDILHYTFLRLGDAHRFGPPHLRQVVRKMAVQITTEKSRGNTTVTVPVHPEFAGSLRMARAAGIVGVEVFTGKTVRGRVQPMNKKAWAMKFKKYAVLAGVNEPKKSCHGVRKARAEVAAYADCTESQMMAMFGWTDPKMPAHYIAQANREKLGISGMEKIVAFDQSQSLDDFMPVPDANRAGTSGENRVVTLRRKFHKKP